The Candidatus Omnitrophota bacterium genome includes a window with the following:
- the purL gene encoding phosphoribosylformylglycinamidine synthase subunit PurL, with translation MNQPIPDDKYSDREALKRELSQRGLALTPEEAQSIRQRLGRAPTMAELFVFDIEWSEHCSYKSSKRLLKKYLPTTGRHVIQGPEEDAGIVFFAEHEGGRYGIVFAHESHNHPSQVLPFEGAATGIGGIVRDVDCMGASVIGVADPLRFGDPKGKYAERTRAIASGVVEGIYKYGNALGVPNLGGDVVYHEGFDDNCLVNVVAIGILREEEIVHSRAPKGGAGYDVILVGKPTDRSGFGGASFASGTLDQEDEEENKGAVQIPDPFLKNVLLHYKATHEVRRLAREREIEIGMKDLGAGGIACATSEIAASGGFGIEINVDDVHVSEAGLPPEVILCAETQERYALVVPPEFTPDVLRIYNEDWELPSICSGAGARVIGKILHEPIMRCRHQGEVVVELPIDFVVEGIRYERQAQAPSLRLEEPDFEFPSDLSDLFLRMLSHPNMASKESIYRHYDTEVQGRAVIRPGEADASLIVPLEGCRTGMALSVDGNPFYGEFSPFWGGAAAVAEAMRNVAAIGAVPRALTDCLNYGNPEVPQDFWALEEGVKGISEAARELYRPGEEKEPIPFVSGNVSLYNQSASGRSIPPSPIIACLGVIDDASKAVTMECKKAGHRLMLIGERFRELGGSEYSRAIGAVMGAQVPIVRYEIERGIIYGTIEAIEQGLVYAAHDISAGGLLISAAEMLLALHPKSKLGLELRLDPLKSPLREDILLFSESSGMLLEFDPDNTLPLLSLFKRYGLDGLIIGEVTDRKVLEIFDAKGKPMMNLSVEAMRSAWRGEYGLTLAS, from the coding sequence ATGAATCAACCCATTCCAGACGATAAATATTCGGATCGGGAAGCGTTGAAGAGAGAACTTTCCCAGAGAGGGTTGGCTTTGACGCCGGAGGAGGCGCAAAGCATTCGGCAAAGACTGGGGCGGGCGCCTACGATGGCCGAATTGTTCGTTTTCGATATCGAGTGGAGCGAGCATTGCTCCTATAAAAGCAGCAAAAGACTATTGAAGAAATATCTCCCGACGACGGGGCGCCATGTGATCCAAGGGCCGGAAGAAGACGCCGGGATCGTCTTTTTCGCCGAACATGAGGGCGGGCGCTACGGCATCGTCTTCGCTCACGAAAGCCACAATCATCCCTCGCAGGTTCTGCCTTTCGAAGGCGCGGCGACGGGCATCGGCGGCATCGTGCGCGATGTGGACTGCATGGGCGCTTCAGTGATCGGCGTAGCCGATCCGCTTCGCTTCGGCGATCCTAAGGGGAAATATGCGGAAAGAACTCGCGCCATCGCCAGCGGCGTCGTGGAAGGCATTTACAAATACGGCAACGCCCTGGGCGTTCCCAATTTGGGCGGGGACGTCGTCTATCACGAAGGATTCGACGACAACTGCCTAGTCAACGTCGTGGCCATCGGTATTTTGCGCGAAGAGGAGATCGTTCACAGCCGCGCGCCCAAAGGCGGAGCGGGATACGACGTGATCCTGGTGGGCAAGCCGACGGATCGTTCGGGATTCGGCGGCGCGTCGTTCGCGTCGGGAACATTGGATCAGGAGGACGAAGAAGAGAACAAGGGCGCCGTACAGATTCCCGATCCGTTTTTGAAGAACGTGCTGCTGCATTACAAAGCGACGCATGAAGTTCGCCGCCTGGCCCGCGAGCGGGAGATCGAGATTGGAATGAAAGACCTGGGAGCGGGAGGCATTGCCTGCGCCACCTCGGAAATAGCGGCCAGCGGCGGATTCGGCATTGAAATCAACGTAGATGACGTTCACGTTTCCGAAGCGGGGCTTCCCCCGGAAGTGATTCTTTGCGCGGAGACGCAGGAGCGGTACGCGCTTGTGGTTCCGCCGGAATTCACGCCGGATGTACTGCGGATTTACAACGAGGATTGGGAACTTCCTTCCATCTGTTCCGGCGCGGGCGCAAGAGTCATCGGCAAAATTTTGCATGAGCCGATCATGCGTTGCCGGCATCAGGGCGAAGTAGTTGTGGAATTGCCCATCGATTTCGTCGTCGAGGGGATACGCTATGAACGCCAGGCGCAAGCGCCCAGCCTTCGTCTGGAAGAGCCGGATTTCGAATTTCCCAGCGATCTAAGCGATCTGTTTTTACGGATGTTGTCCCATCCGAATATGGCTTCGAAGGAGAGCATCTATCGCCATTACGATACGGAAGTTCAGGGCCGCGCCGTTATCCGGCCCGGCGAGGCTGACGCATCCTTGATCGTCCCCTTGGAGGGCTGCCGAACGGGAATGGCGCTCTCTGTGGACGGCAACCCTTTTTATGGGGAATTTTCTCCCTTCTGGGGCGGAGCGGCGGCGGTGGCGGAAGCGATGCGTAACGTAGCGGCGATCGGAGCGGTTCCGCGAGCATTAACGGATTGCTTGAATTACGGGAATCCGGAAGTCCCGCAGGATTTTTGGGCGTTGGAAGAGGGGGTAAAGGGCATCTCGGAAGCGGCCAGAGAATTATATCGTCCCGGCGAAGAGAAGGAGCCGATCCCCTTCGTTTCCGGAAACGTCTCTTTATACAACCAGTCGGCAAGCGGCCGTTCCATTCCTCCTTCGCCCATCATCGCATGTTTGGGCGTGATTGATGACGCTTCCAAAGCTGTGACGATGGAATGCAAGAAGGCGGGTCATCGGCTAATGTTGATCGGCGAGAGATTTCGCGAACTGGGCGGTTCGGAGTATTCCCGGGCGATTGGCGCGGTCATGGGCGCGCAAGTTCCCATCGTGCGTTACGAAATAGAACGCGGAATCATTTATGGAACGATTGAAGCCATCGAACAAGGATTAGTTTACGCCGCGCATGACATCTCTGCTGGAGGATTGCTGATATCGGCGGCGGAGATGCTGTTGGCGCTTCATCCCAAGAGTAAGTTGGGATTGGAGTTGCGCCTGGATCCTCTGAAATCTCCCTTGCGCGAAGATATCCTTCTTTTTTCGGAGTCCAGTGGGATGCTGTTGGAATTCGATCCCGATAATACGTTGCCGTTGCTTTCTTTGTTCAAACGATATGGACTTGATGGCTTAATCATTGGCGAAGTCACTGATCGCAAAGTTCTGGAGATATTCGATGCGAAGGGCAAGCCGATGATGAATCTTTCCGTCGAAGCCATGCGTTCGGCGTGGCGCGGCGAATACGGATTGACCCTGGCTTCGTGA
- a CDS encoding FtsW/RodA/SpoVE family cell cycle protein: MLNSKILFSLDYIVIALAMALAAMGVIAIWGATLGGEESYLWIVQLRWVILGFLCLIAVLFVDYRSLIRWAPFFYALGIFGLLLCFTPLAPEIKGARSWIKIGGLPQFQPSEFSKLATALMLVWLFGKRKDNWNGFLDLFWPLLISGVPALLTVKQGDIGGAMVFAPIALIVMFVAGMPYTYLLFLCSPLLCFIGINHDVLYVFLWIGLMCFLILMALVFRTKWSVWIPFFFISLFSYALIYGYGQELWDHFPNHAKSRLIGYWNPEFDIKDTNHNIYQSKIALGSGGFWGKGLGRGTQSQYGFLPEYKHDFVFSVMGEQVGFLGGIIIIGVFLLLLLRGLDTAMGSRTMQGSLTATGVIAIFFTHILVNIGMVTGLLPVTGLPLTFISYGGSFMLCNMIGVGLLANIRMRSSTEMMENSFLNGRSLMDIPTRIDDDF, from the coding sequence GTGTTGAACTCCAAGATCTTGTTTAGCCTGGATTATATCGTAATCGCTTTGGCCATGGCGTTGGCGGCGATGGGCGTCATCGCGATCTGGGGCGCCACGTTGGGGGGAGAGGAGTCTTACTTGTGGATCGTTCAACTGCGATGGGTGATTTTAGGTTTCTTATGCCTGATCGCGGTTTTGTTCGTGGATTACCGGAGTTTGATTCGTTGGGCGCCCTTCTTTTACGCTTTGGGAATATTCGGCCTTTTGCTGTGTTTTACTCCCCTGGCGCCGGAGATTAAAGGAGCGAGGTCCTGGATTAAAATAGGAGGGCTTCCTCAATTTCAACCTTCCGAATTCTCCAAATTAGCGACGGCGTTGATGTTGGTTTGGCTATTTGGCAAGCGAAAAGACAATTGGAACGGCTTTCTCGATCTCTTTTGGCCTTTGCTGATCAGCGGGGTTCCTGCGCTATTGACTGTCAAGCAGGGAGACATTGGAGGAGCGATGGTTTTCGCTCCGATCGCCCTGATCGTCATGTTCGTCGCCGGAATGCCTTATACTTATTTGTTGTTTCTCTGTTCTCCTTTATTATGTTTTATCGGAATCAACCATGATGTTTTATATGTTTTTTTATGGATTGGATTAATGTGTTTTCTGATTCTGATGGCTCTCGTCTTTCGGACGAAATGGAGCGTATGGATTCCGTTCTTTTTTATCAGCCTGTTCAGTTATGCTCTTATTTATGGGTATGGACAGGAACTATGGGATCATTTTCCCAACCATGCTAAAAGCCGATTGATTGGATATTGGAATCCCGAATTCGATATCAAAGATACGAATCACAACATTTATCAATCCAAGATCGCTTTAGGATCGGGGGGATTTTGGGGCAAGGGATTAGGGCGCGGAACGCAAAGCCAATATGGATTTCTGCCCGAATACAAGCACGATTTCGTTTTTTCCGTTATGGGAGAGCAGGTGGGATTTTTGGGCGGGATCATTATCATCGGGGTGTTTTTGCTCTTGCTCTTGCGCGGGCTGGATACGGCGATGGGATCGAGAACCATGCAGGGAAGCCTGACGGCGACGGGAGTCATCGCCATTTTCTTTACGCATATTTTGGTTAATATCGGGATGGTGACAGGATTATTGCCTGTTACGGGCTTGCCTCTCACGTTTATTTCCTACGGCGGATCGTTTATGTTGTGCAATATGATTGGCGTAGGGCTTCTGGCCAATATCCGCATGAGATCATCGACGGAGATGATGGAGAACAGCTTTTTGAACGGCCGCTCGCTGATGGACATTCCAACCCGCATCGACGACGATTTCTAA
- the mrdA gene encoding penicillin-binding protein 2 produces MKSEKYPQTPKSDGLDQRLHLLLSVVAAAFVMLVFRLWTLQVYQKEKFEDLAKVNYVREVVVPSERGKILDRHGRPMAEDVSFWDVWISIATDRREKRIVTPAVSRSLQILSEILEKPYAALENTYKTKKRDSNYKHKRVLIESRAPFDKYVAIEERRIEFPMEAMVFTVETPNRRYRYGDLAGHVLGYTGNINSTQLQEERYTGYSPRDRVGISGVEYQYEEYLRGQDGTNQIFVDKLEIQHGSAIEIKPAISGNDVQLSLDYKLQLAAETILGASRGVIVVTNVKDNSLLALASSPRYDPNDIITHYGKYLLDPSHPLVHRAISARYEPGSVFKVFEMFGLLEDLKVDPSERVYCPGSFSLPGRAKPWRCHKREGHGSVDMIQALSKSCDVYFYEMAGRRLGIDRMAACAIDFGLGDKTNIDLPNEQWGPFPSRATKREWVPGFTINQAIGQGDILLTPIQISTAICAVANRGTLNQPHVAQKIHFSDGKTPDLEIQSTPSGTIEASSRTFSIVQKAMWEVCNDVIGGTGRRVYDQDPNNPWRYVIDQKFTVAGKTGTAQHGGELDHAWFVCFGPFENPEIVITVLLEDAGHGGEVAAPLAKKLIEVYRGRVELQDLV; encoded by the coding sequence ATGAAATCAGAAAAATATCCGCAGACGCCGAAATCGGACGGCCTGGATCAACGGCTTCACCTTCTCTTGTCGGTCGTCGCCGCGGCATTCGTCATGCTGGTTTTTCGCCTATGGACGCTCCAGGTTTATCAAAAAGAGAAATTCGAAGATTTGGCGAAAGTGAATTACGTGCGGGAGGTAGTGGTTCCGAGCGAACGGGGAAAGATTCTCGACCGCCATGGACGTCCGATGGCCGAAGACGTCAGTTTTTGGGACGTGTGGATTTCCATTGCAACCGACCGGCGAGAAAAGCGCATCGTTACCCCGGCTGTAAGCCGTTCGCTGCAAATTCTGTCGGAAATCCTTGAAAAACCATACGCGGCGCTGGAAAACACTTACAAAACGAAAAAGCGTGACAGCAATTACAAGCACAAACGGGTATTGATCGAGAGCCGCGCGCCCTTCGACAAATACGTGGCCATCGAGGAGCGCCGGATCGAGTTTCCCATGGAAGCGATGGTCTTCACCGTGGAAACGCCCAACCGCCGTTACCGGTACGGCGATCTAGCCGGGCATGTTTTGGGATATACGGGCAATATCAATTCCACGCAGCTCCAGGAAGAAAGATACACCGGATATTCGCCGAGAGACCGGGTGGGGATCAGCGGCGTGGAATATCAATACGAGGAATACTTGCGCGGACAGGATGGAACCAATCAGATCTTCGTCGACAAATTGGAGATACAGCATGGAAGCGCCATCGAGATCAAACCGGCGATAAGCGGGAACGACGTTCAACTTTCGTTGGATTACAAATTGCAGTTGGCGGCGGAAACGATTCTCGGCGCCTCGCGCGGCGTCATCGTCGTAACGAACGTAAAGGACAATTCGCTGCTCGCGCTCGCGTCCAGTCCGCGCTACGATCCCAACGATATTATTACCCACTACGGCAAATATCTCTTAGATCCGTCGCATCCTTTGGTCCATCGGGCCATCTCCGCCCGATACGAACCCGGCTCCGTATTCAAGGTCTTCGAAATGTTCGGCCTCTTGGAGGATTTGAAGGTCGATCCCAGCGAACGAGTGTATTGTCCCGGCAGTTTTTCACTGCCCGGCAGGGCGAAACCTTGGCGCTGCCATAAGAGGGAAGGGCATGGTTCCGTGGACATGATCCAAGCGTTAAGCAAGTCCTGCGACGTCTATTTTTACGAAATGGCGGGAAGACGGCTTGGCATCGACCGGATGGCCGCCTGCGCCATCGATTTCGGATTGGGCGATAAGACCAACATCGATCTTCCCAACGAACAGTGGGGGCCTTTTCCCTCTCGCGCCACCAAACGGGAGTGGGTGCCGGGATTCACGATCAACCAAGCTATCGGCCAGGGAGATATCTTGCTGACTCCCATTCAGATTTCCACCGCGATCTGCGCCGTGGCGAATCGAGGAACGCTTAATCAACCGCATGTGGCGCAAAAAATCCATTTTTCGGACGGGAAAACACCCGATTTGGAAATTCAGTCTACGCCTTCGGGAACAATCGAAGCGAGTTCGCGGACCTTTTCCATCGTCCAAAAAGCCATGTGGGAAGTATGCAACGACGTCATAGGCGGGACGGGACGGCGGGTCTACGACCAAGATCCCAACAATCCCTGGCGTTACGTTATAGATCAAAAATTTACCGTAGCGGGAAAGACCGGAACGGCGCAGCATGGCGGCGAGTTGGATCACGCCTGGTTTGTTTGCTTCGGCCCTTTCGAAAATCCGGAGATCGTCATAACGGTCCTTTTGGAAGACGCCGGTCACGGCGGCGAAGTAGCCGCCCCCTTGGCGAAAAAATTGATAGAGGTTTATCGCGGACGTGTTGAACTCCAAGATCTTGTTTAG
- the mreD gene encoding rod shape-determining protein MreD, translating to MMKSWAIVIAAYLADIAVRIFIQPREWSPDLLLLAILYVTLSAPLGEAYFISLVSGLFWDGAFLDFYGMHSFLFILAAMITARLRPLLWVQYAISRLLLGFLLSALVRFGETIFWLSNMEHPLPLAWPQRYILAGAVVSGVCFMLFPWRSKPISLARKSPQTLFANR from the coding sequence ATGATGAAATCTTGGGCGATCGTTATAGCCGCCTATCTCGCCGATATCGCCGTGCGGATTTTTATCCAGCCTCGCGAATGGAGTCCCGATCTACTATTGCTCGCTATTCTTTACGTCACCCTTTCGGCGCCGTTGGGCGAAGCGTATTTCATCTCCTTAGTCAGCGGACTTTTTTGGGATGGCGCATTTTTGGATTTTTACGGGATGCACTCCTTTCTCTTTATTTTAGCGGCGATGATAACCGCCCGGCTTCGTCCTTTGTTGTGGGTGCAATACGCCATTTCCCGGCTGCTGTTGGGATTTCTACTTTCCGCTCTCGTTCGTTTCGGAGAAACGATTTTTTGGCTTTCCAATATGGAGCATCCCTTGCCGCTCGCTTGGCCGCAACGGTACATTCTCGCCGGAGCGGTGGTGAGCGGAGTATGTTTTATGCTGTTTCCTTGGCGATCGAAACCTATTAGTTTAGCGCGAAAATCGCCGCAAACCCTGTTTGCAAACCGATAA
- the mreC gene encoding rod shape-determining protein MreC → MFNSNPRPSYGRKKKWNFVHPKALGIVFIVISLGLMIYYSSGGRGASSLPLAGVTTGPISIMQGGKNILGGWADYIFGGFRAQKELAAVKKELETLRQENLDLRYKLRNHEAYRKALLFQAEEDSFPSIAAIVTGRDDRMARYIIINRGKLDGLDINMPVCVDRAIVGRTIRITEHYAKVQPITDPGSAIGVYVEGTSYEGILRGWVDGKSLVLKDEHLVPAGDEMRKPEPGMAVYTSNTGMVFPAGILAGYISEATLEGLKVVEPAMKFDTVQSVRVVTKTPLKEEMVSLLSSEE, encoded by the coding sequence ATGTTCAATTCCAATCCGCGGCCTTCCTACGGTAGAAAGAAGAAATGGAATTTCGTCCATCCGAAAGCGCTGGGAATCGTATTCATCGTTATTTCGCTTGGATTGATGATTTATTATTCCTCGGGAGGCCGAGGCGCATCCTCTCTTCCCTTGGCCGGCGTAACGACGGGACCCATCTCCATCATGCAGGGAGGAAAGAATATTCTCGGCGGGTGGGCCGATTATATTTTTGGCGGTTTTCGCGCCCAAAAAGAACTGGCGGCGGTCAAGAAAGAGTTGGAAACGCTGCGGCAGGAGAATTTGGATTTGCGCTATAAATTGCGCAATCACGAAGCGTACCGGAAAGCGCTCTTGTTTCAGGCCGAGGAGGATTCGTTTCCTTCCATCGCCGCCATCGTGACGGGGCGCGACGACCGGATGGCACGCTATATCATCATCAATCGCGGAAAGTTGGATGGATTGGACATTAACATGCCCGTATGCGTCGATAGAGCCATTGTAGGGCGGACTATACGAATTACGGAACACTACGCAAAGGTGCAGCCGATTACAGATCCGGGAAGCGCCATTGGCGTTTATGTGGAAGGCACATCGTACGAAGGCATTCTGCGGGGATGGGTCGATGGAAAATCCCTGGTTTTAAAGGACGAACATTTAGTGCCCGCCGGCGACGAGATGAGAAAACCGGAGCCAGGGATGGCGGTTTATACTTCGAATACGGGCATGGTCTTTCCCGCCGGCATCCTTGCCGGATATATCTCCGAAGCCACTCTTGAAGGCTTGAAAGTCGTGGAACCGGCCATGAAATTCGATACGGTTCAATCTGTGCGGGTTGTAACGAAGACGCCGTTGAAGGAAGAAATGGTTTCTTTGCTTTCCAGTGAAGAATGA
- a CDS encoding rod shape-determining protein: MLFSRIKGFFSRDLGIDLGTANTLVYVKGQGIVLCEPSVVAIVKGTNQVLAVGSEAKNMLGRTPGNIVAIRPMKDGVIADFEVTEAMLRYFINKVHNRTRMVNPRIMICVPSGITSVERRAVKDSAISAGAREVMLIEEPMAAAIGAGLPVAEASGNMIVDIGGGTTEVAVISLSGLVVSRSIRVAGDELDEAIISHIKKNYNLMIGERTAEMIKIGIGSAKKVGEEQSIDIKGRDLINGLPKTVRITMEEIRECLQEPISAIVDVVKIALEETPPELAADIMERGIMLAGGGSLLRGLESLIADETGLPVHVAEDPLTCVVMGTGKALDEMDRLRSVIQTTDNI, translated from the coding sequence ATGCTTTTTTCGCGTATAAAAGGGTTTTTTTCCAGGGATTTGGGGATCGATCTCGGGACGGCGAATACGTTAGTTTACGTTAAAGGGCAAGGAATCGTTTTGTGCGAGCCTTCCGTGGTGGCGATCGTGAAGGGTACCAACCAGGTTTTGGCGGTTGGAAGCGAAGCGAAAAACATGTTAGGCCGCACGCCGGGAAATATAGTAGCCATCCGTCCGATGAAAGACGGCGTGATCGCCGATTTCGAAGTGACGGAAGCGATGCTGCGGTACTTCATTAATAAAGTGCACAACCGAACGCGGATGGTGAATCCCAGGATCATGATCTGCGTTCCCTCCGGCATCACGAGCGTGGAGCGGCGCGCCGTGAAAGATTCCGCCATCAGCGCAGGCGCCCGCGAGGTGATGCTGATCGAGGAGCCGATGGCGGCGGCGATTGGGGCGGGACTGCCGGTAGCGGAAGCATCCGGCAACATGATTGTGGACATCGGCGGCGGAACAACGGAAGTGGCGGTTATTTCTCTCTCCGGCCTGGTGGTTTCCCGATCCATCCGCGTGGCGGGCGACGAGTTGGACGAGGCGATTATATCCCATATCAAAAAGAACTACAACTTGATGATCGGCGAGCGCACGGCGGAGATGATAAAGATCGGGATCGGATCCGCCAAGAAGGTGGGAGAAGAGCAAAGCATCGACATTAAAGGACGCGATTTGATCAACGGTCTGCCGAAAACCGTGCGCATCACCATGGAAGAAATACGCGAATGCTTGCAGGAACCGATCAGCGCCATCGTGGACGTCGTGAAAATCGCATTGGAAGAGACGCCGCCGGAATTGGCCGCCGACATCATGGAGCGGGGGATTATGCTGGCGGGAGGCGGGTCGCTTTTGCGCGGCCTGGAATCGTTGATAGCGGACGAAACAGGACTGCCGGTGCATGTGGCGGAAGATCCTCTCACCTGCGTCGTCATGGGGACGGGGAAGGCGTTGGACGAAATGGATCGTTTGCGCTCCGTTATTCAAACGACGGACAATATCTAA